The Methanobrevibacter boviskoreani JH1 genome contains a region encoding:
- a CDS encoding metal-dependent transcriptional regulator yields MSLRTKDIEDILRNLWVKEKEDKDIMTEDQIDKDYITELFKKGYINIDHHKILLSESGEYLGRELVRKHRIAETVVADLFLADRDEMEDLADQIEHVMSHDVEDNIMRILGYPKKCPHGHTIPPRDGMVVDNKDSAVPLLETEVGDIGTVSYIKTADAKKLQKIMNLGLLPGSKIQLIQKFPIFVFQLGNTQLAVDKELANEIYVVVESNEPV; encoded by the coding sequence ATGTCATTAAGAACTAAAGACATAGAGGATATTCTTCGTAATCTTTGGGTTAAGGAAAAGGAAGATAAGGACATCATGACCGAGGATCAGATTGATAAGGATTATATTACAGAATTATTTAAGAAAGGATATATTAATATAGACCATCATAAAATCCTATTATCTGAGTCAGGTGAATATCTGGGAAGGGAGCTTGTCAGAAAACATAGGATTGCCGAGACGGTTGTAGCTGATTTGTTTCTTGCAGATAGGGATGAGATGGAAGATTTGGCGGACCAGATTGAGCATGTAATGAGTCATGATGTTGAAGACAATATTATGAGGATTCTTGGTTATCCTAAAAAATGCCCACATGGTCATACAATTCCACCACGTGACGGTATGGTAGTCGATAATAAGGATTCAGCCGTTCCACTTCTTGAAACAGAAGTAGGTGATATTGGAACAGTATCATATATTAAAACTGCAGATGCCAAAAAATTACAGAAAATTATGAATTTAGGTCTTCTTCCAGGTTCTAAGATTCAATTGATTCAAAAATTTCCAATCTTTGTATTTCAATTAGGTAATACCCAGTTAGCCGTAGATAAAGAATTGGCAAATGAGATTTATGTAGTTGTTGAATCTAACGAGCCAGTATAA
- a CDS encoding HisA/HisF family protein — protein MIEIVPVLDLIGNQAVSGKSGNRSTYTPLNTIYAPNSDPLNIANGLELNGAKEIYIADLDLIEKQGNNLYKIKDVNTVLPVMLDCGIRDFESFKFYLDFAYKLIVATETIESIDEMRKIFDTFPRERIVVSVDIKDGQLYSNNLDMSLEEFRDVLRELDPNEIILLNISDVGTGNGYDIRFLDDFKEFKDKIIIGGGINQEDLEPLERYGVKKALIGTALHNGSISIL, from the coding sequence ATGATTGAAATAGTACCAGTTTTAGATTTAATAGGTAATCAGGCTGTCAGTGGAAAAAGTGGCAATAGGTCTACTTATACTCCATTGAATACAATTTATGCTCCAAACTCAGACCCTTTAAACATTGCAAATGGTCTTGAGCTTAATGGTGCCAAGGAGATTTACATCGCTGATTTGGATTTAATTGAAAAACAGGGTAATAATCTTTATAAAATCAAGGATGTTAATACTGTTTTGCCTGTAATGTTGGACTGTGGTATTAGGGATTTCGAATCTTTTAAGTTTTATCTTGATTTTGCATATAAACTTATAGTTGCAACTGAGACAATTGAATCCATTGACGAGATGAGGAAAATTTTTGACACATTTCCACGTGAGAGGATTGTTGTAAGTGTTGATATAAAAGATGGGCAACTCTATTCAAATAATTTGGATATGAGTTTGGAAGAGTTTAGGGATGTGTTAAGGGAACTTGATCCTAATGAGATTATCCTTTTAAATATATCTGATGTTGGAACTGGAAATGGTTATGATATCCGCTTTTTGGATGATTTTAAAGAGTTTAAGGATAAGATCATAATTGGCGGAGGTATTAATCAAGAGGATTTAGAGCCCCTTGAAAGGTATGGTGTAAAAAAAGCATTAATAGGTACTGCCTTACATAATGGAAGTATCTCTATCTTATAA
- the feoB gene encoding ferrous iron transport protein B — MENKKDSIDYLHNVLLIGNPNVGKSLTFNKLTGLSATVSNYPGTTVDIDTGNFKIDGETIEITDPPGMYDLNTITEEERIAKLLLFSGDYDLVVHVIDAKNIDKSIDLTLQLIDAGTDVILVLNMIDELDRMGAKVDKEGLSAKLGIPVVLTSAANDIGLDELKNAILNYDDIKKNIDSNSKAKIVIHYGNDLEGSINKVESKLEHKYDEMTNRAVAILLLEGDKDIRTTVKKHEKKYTDIFSLVDSIEKEYDDPIKYLTKLQLSKYALYFKDEFTTINKVKPQTNDDFKEKLSRLMIHPVYGLIILALVLYFGLYLFVGVLGAGYLVDFFEDVIFGEWINPFLTQIVLAVIPWKPIQDLFIGSYGIVTFGLSYGIGIIFPIVSLFFIVFSILEDSGYLPRLALLTDNAFKKIGLSGRSIIPMVLAVGCGSMATMTTRTLETNRERIIATILMALTIPCSAQLGVIMSLLSSHPITLWIWLGIIIFNFIVVGLIAKRFVPGSQASFFMELPPLRVPKPKHILKKTWTRVVMYIKELLPIFILISVLIWGLDLVGIFQLIIKLFNPIIQAIGLPTSTTQSFILGFFRRDFGAAGILKIRDTLTGVQLLVASVTLTLFVPCIAQFIVMIKERGVKIAVGIAILSIVLAFTAGFLLNLVLTTFGVVF, encoded by the coding sequence TTGGAGAACAAGAAAGACAGTATAGATTACCTTCATAATGTATTGCTTATAGGTAATCCTAATGTAGGTAAGAGTCTTACCTTTAATAAATTAACAGGTCTTTCTGCTACAGTTTCTAATTATCCTGGAACAACTGTTGATATTGATACAGGTAATTTTAAAATTGATGGAGAAACAATTGAAATTACAGATCCTCCGGGAATGTATGATTTAAATACAATAACCGAAGAGGAAAGAATTGCTAAATTACTTCTATTTAGTGGGGATTATGATTTAGTTGTACATGTTATAGATGCTAAAAATATTGATAAGTCAATTGATTTGACTTTACAGTTGATTGATGCAGGTACTGATGTAATTTTAGTATTAAATATGATTGATGAATTAGACCGTATGGGTGCTAAAGTAGATAAAGAAGGATTGTCTGCAAAACTAGGTATTCCCGTGGTTTTAACTTCAGCTGCAAATGATATTGGTTTAGATGAACTAAAGAATGCAATATTAAATTATGATGATATTAAAAAGAATATCGATTCTAATTCAAAGGCCAAAATTGTAATTCATTATGGTAATGATTTAGAAGGATCCATTAATAAAGTAGAATCTAAATTGGAACATAAATATGATGAGATGACTAACCGTGCAGTAGCCATTCTACTTTTAGAGGGAGATAAGGATATCAGAACCACTGTTAAAAAACATGAAAAAAAATATACGGATATTTTTAGTTTAGTTGATTCAATTGAAAAGGAGTATGATGATCCGATTAAATATTTAACCAAGTTACAACTATCCAAGTATGCACTATATTTTAAAGATGAATTTACAACTATAAACAAGGTTAAACCTCAAACAAATGATGATTTTAAAGAAAAACTATCAAGATTGATGATACATCCTGTTTATGGTTTAATTATTCTGGCATTGGTCTTATACTTTGGATTGTATCTATTCGTAGGGGTTCTAGGTGCTGGATATCTGGTTGATTTCTTTGAGGATGTAATATTTGGAGAATGGATAAATCCATTTTTAACTCAGATTGTTTTAGCTGTCATACCATGGAAACCAATACAAGACTTGTTTATAGGTAGTTATGGTATTGTAACATTTGGTTTAAGTTATGGTATTGGAATTATTTTCCCAATCGTAAGTCTATTCTTCATTGTATTTTCAATACTTGAGGATAGTGGTTATCTTCCAAGACTTGCACTTTTAACTGACAACGCTTTTAAAAAAATAGGTTTAAGTGGTCGTTCAATTATTCCTATGGTTTTGGCAGTAGGCTGTGGAAGTATGGCAACCATGACCACACGTACTCTCGAAACTAATCGTGAAAGAATCATTGCAACAATACTTATGGCTTTAACTATTCCATGTTCCGCACAGCTTGGAGTGATAATGTCATTGTTATCCTCACATCCAATCACCTTATGGATATGGCTTGGAATAATCATATTCAACTTTATAGTTGTAGGGCTTATTGCTAAGAGATTTGTACCGGGTTCACAGGCAAGTTTCTTCATGGAACTTCCTCCTTTAAGAGTTCCTAAACCTAAGCATATACTTAAAAAAACCTGGACGAGGGTTGTAATGTATATTAAGGAATTGTTACCGATATTTATCCTTATAAGTGTTTTAATCTGGGGTCTTGATCTTGTAGGTATCTTCCAATTAATCATTAAATTATTTAATCCGATTATACAGGCCATAGGTCTTCCAACTTCAACAACCCAATCATTTATCTTAGGATTCTTTAGAAGAGACTTTGGTGCAGCGGGAATCTTGAAGATTAGAGATACACTAACTGGTGTGCAGTTACTTGTAGCAAGTGTTACTTTAACCTTGTTTGTACCATGTATTGCACAGTTTATTGTAATGATTAAAGAAAGAGGGGTAAAGATAGCTGTAGGTATTGCAATATTAAGTATTGTACTTGCATTTACAGCAGGTTTCTTACTTAACTTAGTACTTACAACATTTGGAGTAGTATTTTAA
- a CDS encoding PfkB family carbohydrate kinase — protein sequence MVNLLLIGPITRDKNIFNNKSESSIGGAVYYESYVLENLESDYTIVTALSKDDEYLLNNFPNEDRIIPVFKDETLIFINEYLNDSNRIQKSNFAEIPITLKDFKNLNIDLKDYDGILINPLLLSDVDLDLLKYLSGFDLPIFFSIQGILRDYSLNGYVKKSMPDKFGEILKYVNVLFLDEFEAEFIYGGSLDLIDTVKNLSTLGPNEVIVTENSKGSLIYNRYEKRLYDIEACPAGKISSPTGAGDTYMAAYIVKRLNKSNIYESGQFASIVSTLKLENNGPFKDSILDVLDRLLDTLGF from the coding sequence ATGGTCAATCTGTTACTTATTGGTCCTATTACAAGGGATAAGAATATTTTTAATAACAAGTCAGAATCCTCAATTGGAGGGGCCGTATATTATGAGTCATATGTCTTGGAAAATTTAGAGTCTGACTACACAATTGTTACGGCTCTATCAAAAGACGATGAGTATCTATTAAACAATTTTCCAAATGAAGATAGAATAATACCTGTCTTTAAAGATGAAACACTGATATTTATAAATGAATATTTAAATGATTCAAATAGGATTCAAAAGTCCAATTTTGCAGAAATACCAATTACACTTAAGGACTTTAAAAATCTAAATATTGATTTAAAGGATTATGATGGAATCTTAATTAACCCTCTGCTATTATCCGATGTGGACTTGGATTTGCTAAAATATTTAAGCGGTTTTGATTTACCGATATTCTTTTCAATACAGGGAATTTTAAGGGATTATTCATTAAATGGTTATGTTAAAAAATCAATGCCTGATAAATTTGGAGAAATTCTAAAATATGTGAATGTTTTATTTTTAGATGAGTTTGAAGCAGAGTTCATATATGGGGGCAGCTTAGATTTAATAGATACAGTTAAAAACTTATCTACTTTAGGTCCAAATGAGGTTATAGTAACTGAAAATAGTAAGGGATCTCTAATATATAATAGGTATGAAAAGAGATTATATGATATTGAAGCTTGTCCTGCAGGAAAAATATCCTCTCCAACAGGAGCAGGGGATACATATATGGCTGCATATATTGTAAAACGTCTTAATAAATCTAATATCTATGAAAGTGGTCAATTCGCTTCCATTGTATCAACGTTAAAGTTGGAAAATAATGGTCCATTTAAAGATAGTATATTGGATGTCTTAGACAGATTACTTGACACTTTGGGATTTTAA
- the pdxS gene encoding pyridoxal 5'-phosphate synthase lyase subunit PdxS, translating to MQKGTDVLKEGFAKMTKGGVIMDVVNAEQAGIAEDAGAVAVMALEKVPADIRKAGGVARMADPSITEEVVDAVSIPVMAKCRIGHIAEAQILETLGVDMIDESEVLTPADDVYHINKKEFTIPFVCGARNLGEALRRIDEGAAMIRTKGEPGTGNIVEAVRHMRMVMGEIRTVQGLDEEEIWRYARDIEAPIELVRETAKLGKLPVVNFAAGGIATPADASLMMQLGSDGIFVGSGIFKSNNPPAFAHAIVEATANYDKPDVLAEVSKNLGEAMKGLDMSTLSQEDRMQDRGI from the coding sequence ATGCAAAAAGGTACTGATGTATTAAAAGAAGGTTTCGCTAAAATGACAAAAGGCGGAGTCATTATGGATGTTGTAAATGCAGAACAAGCAGGTATTGCAGAAGATGCTGGTGCTGTAGCTGTTATGGCTTTAGAAAAAGTTCCTGCAGATATCCGTAAAGCTGGTGGAGTAGCTAGAATGGCTGATCCATCCATTACTGAAGAAGTAGTTGATGCTGTTTCCATTCCTGTCATGGCTAAATGTAGAATTGGTCATATTGCAGAAGCTCAAATACTCGAAACTTTAGGTGTAGACATGATTGATGAGAGTGAAGTACTTACACCTGCCGATGATGTTTATCATATTAATAAGAAAGAATTCACCATTCCATTTGTATGTGGTGCTAGAAACTTAGGCGAGGCATTAAGAAGAATTGATGAAGGTGCTGCAATGATTCGTACCAAAGGTGAACCTGGTACTGGAAACATTGTTGAAGCTGTTCGTCATATGAGAATGGTTATGGGCGAAATCAGAACTGTTCAAGGTTTAGATGAAGAGGAAATTTGGAGATATGCAAGGGATATCGAAGCACCGATTGAACTTGTTCGTGAAACTGCAAAACTTGGTAAATTACCTGTAGTTAACTTTGCTGCTGGAGGTATTGCTACCCCTGCAGACGCTTCATTAATGATGCAATTAGGATCAGATGGAATCTTTGTAGGTTCAGGAATCTTCAAATCCAATAATCCTCCTGCATTTGCACATGCTATTGTGGAAGCTACCGCAAACTATGATAAGCCTGATGTTTTGGCTGAGGTTTCCAAAAACTTAGGTGAAGCAATGAAAGGTTTAGACATGTCTACTTTATCCCAAGAAGACAGAATGCAAGATAGAGGTATTTAG